One uncultured Draconibacterium sp. genomic window, AGAGCCAACACAAACGGACAACTGATAAAAATTGGTGATGTTGCAACGGTAAAATTACAGGGGCCCGAAGATCCCAGCAATGGTTATATCGATAAAAAACCTGCAGTAACTTTTCTTGTGCAGAAATTGGTGAGCGAAGATTTGGAAGCCATTTCGAAAGAAGTAAATGCTTACATCAACGAATTTAACGCAAAACACAAAGATTTCAGAATTGAAGTAAAAATGGATTTTCTGGAACTGATCGACGGTCAGCTTTCCATTCTGATAAGTAACGGAATACTTGGAGTTGTATTGGTTATTCTTTTACTTTCCTTGCTTTTAAATGTCCGCTTGTCGCTTTGGGTGGCGTGGGGTATTCCTGCTTCTTTCCTCGGAATGTTTATTGTTGCCAATATTACCGGCGTTACCATCAACTTAATCAGTTTGTTTGGTATGATTCTGATTATTGGAATTCTGGTTGACGATGGGGTTGTTATTGGTGAAAACATTTTTACACACTTCGAAATGGGGAAATCACCTCGCCGTGCAGCCATCGATGGAACATTGGAAGTACTGCCTGCTGTGTTTACATCGGTAATTACCACGGTAATTGCATTTTTACCGCTGCTGTTTATCGAAGGACAAATGGAGATGATGTACGAAATGGCATTTGTTGTGATCATCTGCCTCTTGTTTTCACTACTCGAAGGAATGTTTGTATTACCGGGGCACCTTGCAAATCCTAAGGTGCTAAAACCTCAAAACGAAAAATCGGTATATGGTAAAATCCGTATTGCAGTAGATAAACTCATTTTTGGTTTCAGAGACAAAATTTATGCACCTTTTTTAAACTGGATTTTAAAGCACAAAGGACTTTCATTGGCAGCCATTACATCCATGTTTATCTTAACCTTTGGATTGGTGGGCAGTGGAAAAATTGCATTTACTTTTTTCCCGCAGGCTCCTTCCGATATGTTTTCAATCGACCTGGCACTTAAACCCGGAATAAACGAACAAATAACAAAGGAAAAGCTGTTTTACATTGAGGATAAAGTGTGGGAAGTAAACAACGAATTAATGGAGAAATATGGCGATACCATTTCTTATGTTTCATCATTAAGTGTGAATATGGGTAGTGCTTTTAGCGGTGCCGAATCGGGAACAAATGCCGGTATGATTCGTGTTTTCTTAAATCCACTGGATAAAACTCAGGTTTCGGATGAACTTTTAAAACGTGAAATTTCGGCTAAAATTGGCAAAATTCCGGAAGCATATAAATTTGCAGTAGGAGCTTCAAACCGCTTTGGGGCACCGGTTTCAATCAGTCTTTTAGGTTACGATCCTGACGATTTGGAAGATGCAAAAGATGAACTCGAAGCCGAGCTGGAAAAAATGCCCGCTCTTTTTAATATCACCAACAACAGTCAGATTGGTAGTCAGGAACTGCGACTGAGTTTAAAACCGGAAGCTTATGCATTGGGAATTACCGAGCAATCGCTTATGGCTGAAGTTCGGCAAGGATTTTATGGAGCACTGGCACAGCGTGTTCAGGAAGGGAAAGACGAAATTTGGGTGTATGTACGCTACACACACGATAACCGTCAGAACATTGGACAGCTCGAAAATATGTTGATTCACACACAAAGTGGCAACTATCCTTTGGGCCGTATTGCCGACATTTCAACAGCACGAAGCCTGAGTACCATCAACCATTACAACGGTCGCCGTGAGATTCGTGTTGACGCGTATCAGAAAGATCAAAGCCAGTCGGTACCTGATATTTTAAGCTACATTGAAACCGAAATATTACCGCAGATTGAAAAGAACCATCCGCAGCTTACTTATATGCACCAGGGGCAGCAAAAAGATACCCAGGAACAAATGGGAAGTATGATGCTGTATTTTGGCCTGGCTTTTTTGGTAATTGTTTTGGTGATTATGATTTATTTTAAATCCTTCCGTCAGGGGGTTCTTGTAATTGCCATGATTCCACTTGGTTTTATCGGAGCAATTTGGGGGCATGCCATTCACGGACAACCCATTTCGATGATGAGTTTGTGGGGAATGGTTGCACTTTCGGGAGTAATTATTAACGATGCCATTGTATTTATTGCCAAGTACAATCAAAACCTCGAAAGAGGAATGAAGATTCTGGATGCAGTTAAAAATGCAGGAACTTCACGTTTTAGGGCAATCTTTTTAACCACGGTTACTACAACCGCCGGATTAATGCCTCTTATTCTTGAAAACAGTCCGGATGCAAGAATGCTGATTCCTATGGCAATTGCGCTGGCTTATGGTATTTTATTCGGTACAGTATTTATTCTGATTATACTTCCTGTTTTGGTAGTACTAACCAACAAAGCAACGGTTGTTTTGCGCAGTATCAGCACAAAAGAAACAATTGTACCCGAATCGGTTGAAACGGCAGTAATAAACGCAAACATTGAACAAACGCTGAGTAGAAACATGGCAAAGGAATTTGAATAAAAAAATTGCCGGTGTAAAATTCAACAATTAAAAAGAATACAAAATGAAACGTATAAAATATATAATACCGCTGCTTATTCTGTTAATTTCAGCGAGTGTGCAGGCGCAACAGGATTTAACACTTTCCGATGCCATAACACGTGCGCTCGAAAACAATTACGATCTTCAGATTACGCGGAAAAGCGAACAAATAGCTGCAATAAACAACCACTGGGGAAATACCGGGTTACTGCCGAGTGTGAATTTCAATTTAAACGGCCGTGAAACATTTAATTTAAACGAGAATGAAAACTACCGTTCGCAAACTGTGTCTCCTGATGTGTCGTTAAATTGGGTGTTTTTTAACGGATATTCTGCAAAAATCACAAAACAAAAGTTTGAGGAAATGGAGCAACAATCGCAGGGAAATACTGTGATTTTGGTGGAAACCACCATTCAGAATATAATTGTGGCTTACAATGCATGTTTGCTGCAAAAACAAATGGTTGATGTTTACAAAGAGCTGGCCGTTTTGTCGGAAGATCGGTACCGAAGAACAGAGGACAGCAAGAACATTGGAGCAAGTACAAGTTACGAAATGTTACAGGCCAAAACTTCGTGGCTCGAAGATGAGTCGAATTACCTGCAACAAAAAGTGAACTTCGAAAATTCGATACGTAACTTAAACTACAACATGGCAGTTGAGGACGATGCACAATGGAACCTGGTGTCGCCACTTGAAGTTAACATGCCCGACTACCAGTTGGAAGATTTGTCGGCAAAACTTATGTCTAACAATCAAACGCTAAAAAATCAATACCTAAACCAGAGTTTGCTGGCAAAGGAAACAGCTTTGGCCAAGAGTAATTTTTACCCAACCCTGAGTTTAAATACCGGTGTTGGAAGTTCGTGGCTCGATAATTATTATTCGAAGAGCACACCAAATTATAGTCAAAAATCGGCAGATGCTTACATCGGTTTAAGTTTGTCGTTTAATATATTTAATGGTGGAATAACACGCAGAAGCATTCAGATTGCTCAAATAAATGAAGAGTCGGCGCAGGTCCAAACAAACCAGATGACGCACAGTTTAAACAACCAGCTTTTGCAAATGTACAGCAATTTTAACGTGCAAAAAGCTCTGCTGGAGCTGGCGAATGAAACCGAATCAACTGCAAAACTGAATCTCGATTTATCGGCAGATAAGTTAAAAAGCGGAGTTATTAATTCGTTTAATTACCGCGATGTACAAATCATTTATATGAATGCTGCCATTGCCAGGTTTCAGGCAATTTACATTTTGATTTCAAGCAACACTGATCTCCTGCGTATTACAGGTGGTATTATTAGTGAATATGAATAAGAATATTCTATTTGTTATTGGTAGATAAATAGAAATTTGAAAATGTGTCCGCTGGAAACAGCGGACTTTTTTATTGCTATTTTAAATGGATTTGAATGAAACCTGAAGAAAGTTTCAGATAAGTTTCGCCGGATTAAAAATCAATTGAAATGCAGGATAATCAGTATTCGCTTGCTTTTTTAAAGCACTGTTAATTGTCGGGTGCAAACACTGGCTTTCAAAACAAAATGTATTGTGGTCTTTTATTAAGAATTACTTTTGAGCATGACAATAAGCAGAACAAGCAAAATATTTTTTCCTACCCTTACTATCGCCCTGGCAGCCTTGGTAGCCATGTCGCCTTTTGCAATTGATACTTACATTGCAGCCTTGCCGGTAATGGCTAGCTTTTTTGGAGTGGAAATTCATGTGGTTGAACTCACCATTACCTTGTATTTTTTCGGATTTGCACTTGGTAATTTTATTGGCGGACCCATTTCTGACTCCTTCGGAAGAAAAACAGTAGCACTTACCGGAATTGCGTTGTACGGTTTTTCGGCACTGCTTATTCCGTTTTGTCCTAAAATAGAATACATACTCCTTTTGCGGGTAATTCAGGCATTTGGAGGTGGATTTGCAACCGTTACAGCCAATGTTTTTGTGCGCGATTGGTACAGCGGGAAACAAGTGGCCAGGTTTGTAACCATACTAAGTATGATTATTATGCTGGCACCGCTTTTTGCTCCAATTATTGGTGCCGGTTTAATTCACTGGTGGG contains:
- a CDS encoding TolC family protein — protein: MKRIKYIIPLLILLISASVQAQQDLTLSDAITRALENNYDLQITRKSEQIAAINNHWGNTGLLPSVNFNLNGRETFNLNENENYRSQTVSPDVSLNWVFFNGYSAKITKQKFEEMEQQSQGNTVILVETTIQNIIVAYNACLLQKQMVDVYKELAVLSEDRYRRTEDSKNIGASTSYEMLQAKTSWLEDESNYLQQKVNFENSIRNLNYNMAVEDDAQWNLVSPLEVNMPDYQLEDLSAKLMSNNQTLKNQYLNQSLLAKETALAKSNFYPTLSLNTGVGSSWLDNYYSKSTPNYSQKSADAYIGLSLSFNIFNGGITRRSIQIAQINEESAQVQTNQMTHSLNNQLLQMYSNFNVQKALLELANETESTAKLNLDLSADKLKSGVINSFNYRDVQIIYMNAAIARFQAIYILISSNTDLLRITGGIISEYE
- a CDS encoding efflux RND transporter permease subunit, with product MKKILAQFVKYPFYGKMVIIIFLLIGGISLYNMRKATFPLIESKIISVSVMYPGATPKEMDEGITSLVENSIRGISGIKEFSSQSRESSASITITALNGYDMDELLAEVKNAVDGISNFPAAAERPIVSKSRSRDMAMFMSLVSESNDILELNRMANLIEDDLLATGKISQVSIMGLPRNLELAIELNETQMRRYNLTFSEIQQAISSNNLDISGGTIRSPREQIKVISRQRSIDPEKIKEIVIRANTNGQLIKIGDVATVKLQGPEDPSNGYIDKKPAVTFLVQKLVSEDLEAISKEVNAYINEFNAKHKDFRIEVKMDFLELIDGQLSILISNGILGVVLVILLLSLLLNVRLSLWVAWGIPASFLGMFIVANITGVTINLISLFGMILIIGILVDDGVVIGENIFTHFEMGKSPRRAAIDGTLEVLPAVFTSVITTVIAFLPLLFIEGQMEMMYEMAFVVIICLLFSLLEGMFVLPGHLANPKVLKPQNEKSVYGKIRIAVDKLIFGFRDKIYAPFLNWILKHKGLSLAAITSMFILTFGLVGSGKIAFTFFPQAPSDMFSIDLALKPGINEQITKEKLFYIEDKVWEVNNELMEKYGDTISYVSSLSVNMGSAFSGAESGTNAGMIRVFLNPLDKTQVSDELLKREISAKIGKIPEAYKFAVGASNRFGAPVSISLLGYDPDDLEDAKDELEAELEKMPALFNITNNSQIGSQELRLSLKPEAYALGITEQSLMAEVRQGFYGALAQRVQEGKDEIWVYVRYTHDNRQNIGQLENMLIHTQSGNYPLGRIADISTARSLSTINHYNGRREIRVDAYQKDQSQSVPDILSYIETEILPQIEKNHPQLTYMHQGQQKDTQEQMGSMMLYFGLAFLVIVLVIMIYFKSFRQGVLVIAMIPLGFIGAIWGHAIHGQPISMMSLWGMVALSGVIINDAIVFIAKYNQNLERGMKILDAVKNAGTSRFRAIFLTTVTTTAGLMPLILENSPDARMLIPMAIALAYGILFGTVFILIILPVLVVLTNKATVVLRSISTKETIVPESVETAVINANIEQTLSRNMAKEFE